Sequence from the Crassostrea angulata isolate pt1a10 chromosome 9, ASM2561291v2, whole genome shotgun sequence genome:
TTTACACAATACCCAATTATCTTAAAGTAATAAAGGATTACATATCTACGATGAACTTTCAATGGACATGTTTAGAGTTTTCAGAACTTGGGTTTATAGGTAAACTTTATCATTCATATGATCTTGAAAAGCTAGCTAAGATTGTACTGTTATTCTATGAAGAGCAACCCTGTGACTTTACATACTTatattttaatactttaatGTTACAATTCCAACGTATTATACATCGTCCTACTATATTTCAACATGTTGGCTTGAAATCATCTCTCCCAGGAAAAGTCCAGCCATTGAAAGACAGATTTTTCGATAATATGGAGAAAACGTACAAAGGAGATAACCCTCCCGCAAAACTGTACACAAATTTGGTTGTACAATCCTCTTTCACCCCAGAGTCCGCTTACTTTTTGGAACCTGGCTATTTTTGGAGTAAAAGTAATGGAAAAAGAGGTGATTGGTTTACCGTAGTTTTCGATGATCCCACAAGGGTCAAAAAGATAATTATAGTTACCGGATCGCGCGAACATCCAACAGACAAAATCGAGCACGGCAAACTACAGGCAAGCCTAAGTTTGTTGAGTATTGATCAATCTCAACCAAAATGTACGAACGATATTGACCTAGGATATTTAACAGGCGGAGTTTTAAAAGTGGACAATTTAACATCAATTCTAGGACCTTTCAGAATACACTGCCTGAGCATCATTTTAACCGCCAATCAGGACTGGTGGATTATTATAAAAGAAATTGCTGTATTTGTTGCTGATTGATATACATTATATGTTATTAATGTCTTTCACTTATATAAAGGAACTAAGTGTCAGCAAACACATTTTAACTCAAACCAACACCTACAAAAGTTAATGTGTCAGTTGTCAAACGTTTTTCTACATCAAACATTTGACCACCAACATACTGtaagtttttgaaatatttaaaagacattTGATTGCTTACAAACATTTGATTCTGAAGACATTATTGATTTTTCTTGTATTTATGATATCTCA
This genomic interval carries:
- the LOC128163969 gene encoding alpha-1,3-mannosyl-glycoprotein 4-beta-N-acetylglucosaminyltransferase C-like isoform X1, with protein sequence MVTMRCSRQQFVVCLISASAISVFSLVTQFLVLFQSNSYTIKKRCSGYESSEFSNKIQHRTFNKVTYKDYLDRPSADLTRLQNEWRIDATLFNNFPKEKRYLTIGIPTIRRVGDEYIMDTINSLVNNTRPEELKDIYIVIFLADFNETWREDISGRLNESYPQLISSETLVVISSWKSFYPSLENLNHTYNDNYSKRKWRSKQNVDYAFIFLYCQHLSIYYMQMEDDIYTIPNYLKVIKDYISTMNFQWTCLEFSELGFIGKLYHSYDLEKLAKIVLLFYEEQPCDFTYLYFNTLMLQFQRIIHRPTIFQHVGLKSSLPGKVQPLKDRFFDNMEKTYKGDNPPAKLYTNLVVQSSFTPESAYFLEPGYFWSKSNGKRGDWFTVVFDDPTRVKKIIIVTGSREHPTDKIEHGKLQASLSLLSIDQSQPKCTNDIDLGYLTGGVLKVDNLTSILGPFRIHCLSIILTANQDWWIIIKEIAVFVAD